Genomic DNA from Ilyobacter polytropus DSM 2926:
GGCAATTATTGCATCTACAACTACGTGAGGCTTCAGCTCTTTTATCGATCTTCCATCAGGATCTATCAGTACAGGTATCTTATTGTCTTTTGATTCTTCTATGGCCTCCTTAGAGGATGACACGAGAACTCCTTTTATTCCTTCTACAAGGGATTCTTTCTTATAGACAGCCTCTGAAAACGACACTTTTCTTCTTATGGATGTGGGTTTTTCACTCTCTAAAACCACAACTTCCATCCCACATCTCTTTAATTTGTGGGCCACCCCTGTTGCTATATCTCCGCCACCTCTAACTATCACCCTGCATCTTTTCATATATCTCCTCCAAGTCCTCAAAACTGTCTATATCCTTAAATAAAAGGCTGTCATCAAAGTAAACCTTATTTATTTGTGATGATCTTTTTATTATTTCTCTTCCGCCTGTATCTCCTTCTATTTTCAGGAGTTCTGTTTTTTTCTCCTGAGGAAAAAATACAGGGGTACTTTTTTGCCCGTCAGTTACAGGTAAGGTTATTATGTTTTTTTTATAAAACTCCCACATAAGTCCTAAAACTACCTCTTTAGAAAGCAGAGGCTGGTCAACAGTAAAGAAAACAATGCTTTCTCCTGTACTATGAGATACTCCGAGTTTTACACTTTCACTCTGACCTAAATTAGAATTATCATTTTGTATATATTTTACCTTGTATTTTTCAGCTGATTTTTCAGTTGCTTTATCTTTTCCTACCAATATAATTTCGTGGAATTCAATGCCTGAAATAATTTTCAAAATTCTTTCTAGCATTGTTTCTCCCTGAAACTTTATAAAAAGTTTATTTTCACCCATACGTTTGGAAAAACCAGAGGCCATAATAACAGCACTGACCTTATTATATCGATAAATTTCCCCATATTGCAAGTTTCCCATATAGATTTTTTCATCATATCTAGTTTTACAATGCTTTAGCGCCGTTTCAAAG
This window encodes:
- a CDS encoding nucleotidyltransferase family protein; translation: MKKEDIITVTGDKTGLVFEINKESTGERISIREILLMAFGKVGDENNSYIIEKKGPIYEKIIFLDKIKELDSFETALKHCKTRYDEKIYMGNLQYGEIYRYNKVSAVIMASGFSKRMGENKLFIKFQGETMLERILKIISGIEFHEIILVGKDKATEKSAEKYKVKYIQNDNSNLGQSESVKLGVSHSTGESIVFFTVDQPLLSKEVVLGLMWEFYKKNIITLPVTDGQKSTPVFFPQEKKTELLKIEGDTGGREIIKRSSQINKVYFDDSLLFKDIDSFEDLEEIYEKMQGDS